One window of the Piliocolobus tephrosceles isolate RC106 chromosome 17, ASM277652v3, whole genome shotgun sequence genome contains the following:
- the LOC111541210 gene encoding ubiquitin-conjugating enzyme E2 N-like, with the protein MARLPHRIIKETQCLLAEPVPGIKAEPDESNARYFHVVIAGPQHSPFEGGTFKLELFLPEEYPVAAPKVRFMTKIYHPNVHKLGRICLDILKDKWSPALQIRTVLLSIQALLSAPNPDDPLANDVVEQWKTNEAQAIETARAWTRLYAMNNI; encoded by the coding sequence ATGGCCCGGCTGCCCCACAGGATCATCAAGGAAACCCAGTGTTTGCTGGCAGAACCAGTTCCTGGCATCAAAGCAGAACCAGATGAGAGCAATGCCCGTTATTTTCATGTGGTCATTGCTGGCCCTCAACATTCCCCCTTTGAGGGAGGGACTTTTAAACTTGAACTATTCCTTCCTGAAGAATACCCAGTGGCAGCCCCTAAAGTACGTTTCATGACCAAAATTTATCATCCTAATGTGCACAAGTTGGGAAGAATATGTTTagatattttgaaagataagTGGTCCCCAGCACTGCAGATCCGCACAGTTCTGCTATCGATCCAGGCCTTGTTAAGTGCTCCCAATCCAGATGATCCATTAGCAAATGATGTAGTGGAGCAGTGGAAGACCAACGAAGCGCAAGCCATAGAAACAGCTAGAGCATGGACTAGGCTATATGCcatgaataatatttaa